In Dromaius novaehollandiae isolate bDroNov1 chromosome 14, bDroNov1.hap1, whole genome shotgun sequence, a genomic segment contains:
- the LOC135329884 gene encoding acyl-coenzyme A synthetase ACSM3, mitochondrial-like, producing the protein ALWWVSGDGEEVKWSFEELGVLSRQAANVLSGACGLQPGDRVIWILPRIPEWWLLNVACMRTGTVPIPGRQQLTAKDILHGLQKSKAKCVITDGSVAPAVGSGGPEWQSLKAKLLVSEGHREGWLNFRELLKHAPSDHHCVTTKRQDPMAIYFTSGTTGAPKRTAHSHSSYGIGLTVSGRYWLDLTPSDIFWNTSDTGWAKSGWSSIFSPWIQGACVFAQKMPRFDPSIVFESLSRFPITVFCSAPTAYRMLVQHRLSSYKFRSLRHCVSAGEPINPEVMGEWEEHTGLDIHEGYGQTETVCSDTLQLQQ; encoded by the exons gcattgtggtgggtaagcggtgacggagaagaagtgaagtggagctttgaagagctgggagtcctgtccaggcaagcggctaatgtactgtctggtgcctgtggtctgcaaccgggagacagagttatttggattctgcccaggatcccggagtggtggctgctgaatgtggcttgcatgcgaacag gaactgtcccgattcctggcaggcagcagctgacagcaaaggacattctccatggactacagaaatcaaaggcaaagtgtgtcatcactgatggttctgtggcaccagctgtgggctcaggtgggcctgaatggcagtctctgaaagccaagctgcttgtatcagagggccacagagaaggatggctgaacttcagagagctcctgaa gcatgctccttctgatcaccactgcgtgaccacaaagcgtcaagacccgatggccatctattttaccagtggaactacgggggctccaaaaaggactgcacattcccacagcagctatggcattggcctcacagtaagtggaag gtactggctggacttgactccttcagatatattttggaatacatcagacacgggctgggcaaagtcaggttggagcagcattttttccccatggattcaaggggcctgtgtctttgcacagaagatgccccgcttcgacccaagcattgtctttgag agtctgtcaagatttcccataacagtcttctgttctgctccaactgcctatcgaatgttggtgcaacatagactgtccag ctacaaattcagaagcctgcggcactgtgtgagtgccggggagccaatcaaccctgaagtgatgggagaatgggaagagcacactgggctggatattcacgaaggctacggacagacagaaaccgtatgttcagacactttgcagctacagcaataa